One genomic segment of Alkalimarinus alittae includes these proteins:
- a CDS encoding sterol desaturase family protein encodes MLKRIFRAREVRVGEGVLSGSIASFLSVLSLLGVLAFHFPEYLTTPELRQSYDVAIIRSIMFVALLISGTLGLLNVVRNKRKRLGIFSLIVVFTCIALGGHRVEVGDFPDNTPYLGLDWFILDLLGSTLIFIIIEKLLPFRDQPVLRPQWKTDLDHFFLNHLLIGFALLVANQFVNRFFGWAVNEDTQAIITSLPFVIQLFVVILVADLAQYATHRIYHEVPLFWRLHAVHHSVKHMDWLAGSRQHIIELLITRSFVLTPIFLLGFEKNVINAYVVIVGFQAVFNHANVQINFGWLKYIFVTPQFHHWHHASDEAGIDKNYAAHFSFIDYLFGSAVKGQEEWPKGYGVKGDYVPDGLLKQQMFPFTHKG; translated from the coding sequence ATGTTAAAAAGGATATTTAGGGCTCGTGAAGTTCGAGTCGGTGAAGGTGTATTGAGTGGGTCAATTGCTAGCTTTTTATCAGTACTTTCCCTCTTAGGCGTTTTAGCGTTCCATTTTCCTGAATACCTAACAACCCCAGAATTACGGCAGTCTTATGATGTAGCTATTATTCGATCGATTATGTTTGTTGCTCTACTGATCTCAGGCACGTTAGGTTTGCTCAATGTTGTGAGAAATAAGCGAAAACGGTTAGGTATATTTTCACTTATTGTCGTATTTACCTGCATCGCATTAGGTGGCCATCGAGTTGAAGTTGGAGATTTCCCGGACAACACGCCGTATTTGGGGCTGGACTGGTTTATTTTGGACTTATTAGGCTCCACGCTTATATTTATAATAATAGAAAAACTATTACCATTTAGAGACCAACCCGTTTTACGCCCGCAGTGGAAAACAGACCTTGACCATTTTTTTCTAAACCATTTGCTTATAGGTTTTGCTTTATTGGTAGCAAACCAGTTTGTAAATCGTTTTTTTGGCTGGGCTGTAAATGAAGATACACAGGCGATCATTACCTCTCTGCCTTTTGTTATTCAGTTATTTGTTGTCATTCTAGTTGCAGATTTAGCGCAATACGCAACACACCGAATTTACCATGAAGTTCCTTTATTCTGGCGGTTACATGCCGTACATCATAGTGTAAAGCATATGGACTGGCTGGCAGGATCTCGCCAACATATTATAGAGTTATTAATCACACGTTCTTTCGTTTTAACGCCCATCTTTCTGTTAGGCTTCGAGAAGAATGTCATCAACGCCTATGTCGTTATAGTAGGATTCCAAGCAGTGTTTAATCATGCAAATGTACAGATTAACTTTGGCTGGCTGAAATACATCTTTGTAACACCTCAGTTTCATCATTGGCATCATGCATCAGATGAAGCAGGTATTGATAAGAACTATGCAGCCCATTTTTCATTTATTGATTATCTATTTGGCTCAGCAGTAAAAGGACAGGAGGAATGGCCTAAGGGGTATGGCGTTAAAGGCGATTACGTACCCGACGGTCTCCTCAAACAACAAATGTTCCCCTTCACCCATAAAGGATAG
- a CDS encoding FAD-dependent oxidoreductase, whose product MTQEQKNIAVVGSGIAGLSVAWLLGRKHHVTLFERHDAPGMGAFNLSFKDGEIEERIDVPLRAFNTCYYKNLVAFYQEMGVEIQRTDHSASYSSDSNKSVYFGYRYVELGKRAFPVFAGLSKVNLKSVRIARDAARFLVFAKRDRKKGLTEGLTIEHYLRANQYSSAFIDDVILPSFAAICTCSYAAVKQYPAEIIIDFLANGMLFNGIWRAKRGAEDAIHRMLENCNTLHCNAEVESISKQNEHVKIVEANGREHVFDHVVIAVQANQAVKMISGDESAAKKLLSKVPYERSEVVVHGDTALIPNKDSDRAPVNFLLDQKQSKPMASIWLNKIYPSLATAAPLFQTWNPLLEPKKETVLGRSHFERPTVNLESLAAIKSLNLLQKENDRQIWYCGSYAMPGIPLLESAVQSAMGISEQLGCDVPWKR is encoded by the coding sequence ATGACGCAAGAGCAAAAGAATATAGCCGTTGTAGGGAGTGGTATTGCAGGCCTCAGTGTTGCTTGGTTGTTGGGTAGAAAACATCATGTGACGTTATTTGAACGCCATGATGCTCCGGGCATGGGGGCGTTTAACCTCAGTTTTAAAGATGGGGAAATTGAAGAGCGAATTGATGTCCCTTTACGCGCTTTTAATACCTGCTACTACAAAAACCTAGTCGCGTTTTATCAAGAGATGGGCGTTGAAATACAGCGAACAGACCACTCAGCGTCTTACTCGTCTGATAGTAATAAAAGTGTTTATTTTGGTTATCGCTACGTTGAGTTGGGTAAACGCGCGTTTCCTGTTTTTGCCGGTTTAAGTAAGGTGAACTTGAAATCCGTGAGAATCGCGAGAGATGCGGCCCGCTTTTTGGTCTTTGCCAAACGAGATCGCAAAAAAGGCCTAACCGAAGGCTTAACTATCGAGCATTACCTCCGCGCCAATCAATACTCCTCAGCGTTTATTGACGACGTCATCTTGCCATCTTTTGCGGCGATATGTACCTGTTCATATGCTGCAGTAAAACAATATCCCGCTGAAATTATTATCGACTTTTTAGCCAATGGAATGCTGTTTAACGGCATTTGGCGAGCTAAGCGGGGCGCTGAAGATGCTATTCATCGAATGCTTGAAAACTGTAACACGTTACACTGCAATGCAGAGGTTGAGAGTATCAGCAAGCAGAATGAGCATGTAAAAATAGTGGAAGCAAATGGGCGCGAGCACGTGTTTGATCATGTGGTTATCGCGGTGCAGGCCAATCAAGCAGTGAAAATGATTTCGGGTGATGAGTCAGCTGCTAAAAAACTGCTAAGTAAGGTGCCTTACGAACGAAGTGAAGTAGTCGTGCATGGTGATACCGCATTAATACCCAATAAAGACAGTGATCGAGCCCCTGTTAATTTTTTGCTAGATCAAAAACAAAGCAAACCGATGGCGAGTATCTGGTTAAATAAAATTTACCCCTCTCTCGCAACCGCGGCCCCATTGTTCCAGACCTGGAACCCATTGCTGGAACCTAAAAAAGAGACGGTTCTAGGGCGGTCACACTTTGAACGGCCCACGGTGAACCTTGAAAGTCTTGCTGCCATCAAATCCCTTAACTTGCTTCAAAAAGAAAACGACCGCCAAATCTGGTATTGCGGTTCGTATGCGATGCCAGGAATCCCATTGCTTGAGAGTGCGGTTCAGTCGGCGATGGGTATTTCTGAACAGTTGGGGTGCGATGTGCCGTGGAAACGCTAG
- a CDS encoding exonuclease SbcCD subunit D yields MKFIHTSDWHIGRQFHNVSLLEDQRHVLSQIIDYIQSENADVLVIAGDIYDRSIPPAAAVDLLDEVLNQVCNEMNVPVIIISGNHDSAERLRFGARQLKQAGLHIIGDINAITDPVVIKSKSGLLVNFYGIPYHDPEQVRHHYDTPVRNHDEAHSLLVDTIKQSIPLPSPATEANKSENSVNVLLSHCFVDGAEESESERPLSIGGADRVSYTPMTDFNYVALGHLHSPQYRGEPYIRYSGSILKYSFSEQHQKKGVTLVELDDNGKAHITPLPLKPLRDMRVIEGALTDIIDNGKTDPDSDDYVMIRLTDTHAILDAMGKLRTVYPNVLHLEKPGIMAVGERKAMNREKLKRGELEMFQDFFDQVSGNSLSAEQYSALEAVIDSLHKQEEKQ; encoded by the coding sequence ATGAAATTCATCCACACCTCTGATTGGCATATCGGCCGGCAGTTTCATAATGTTTCACTGCTTGAAGATCAGCGTCATGTACTCTCGCAAATAATAGATTATATACAATCAGAGAATGCCGACGTATTGGTCATCGCTGGGGATATCTATGATCGATCTATTCCCCCTGCAGCGGCGGTAGATTTATTAGATGAGGTGCTTAATCAAGTCTGTAATGAAATGAACGTGCCTGTCATCATTATTTCAGGTAATCATGATAGCGCCGAGCGCCTACGTTTTGGCGCTAGGCAATTAAAACAGGCAGGATTACATATCATTGGTGATATTAATGCCATTACTGACCCTGTCGTCATAAAGAGTAAGTCAGGACTCTTAGTCAATTTTTACGGCATTCCTTATCACGACCCAGAACAAGTGCGCCATCACTACGACACACCTGTCCGTAACCACGATGAAGCCCATTCATTATTGGTTGATACTATAAAACAGTCGATCCCCTTACCTTCACCCGCAACAGAGGCCAACAAATCTGAGAACTCAGTCAATGTCCTACTAAGCCACTGCTTTGTTGATGGCGCTGAAGAGTCGGAATCAGAAAGGCCACTTTCTATTGGTGGCGCAGATCGAGTCTCCTATACTCCCATGACCGATTTTAATTACGTGGCACTCGGTCATTTACATAGCCCTCAATACAGAGGCGAACCCTATATTCGTTATTCGGGATCAATCCTCAAATACAGTTTCTCTGAACAACACCAGAAAAAAGGCGTCACCCTCGTGGAGCTTGACGATAACGGCAAAGCTCACATAACACCACTTCCTCTCAAACCACTCAGAGATATGAGAGTCATTGAAGGAGCGCTTACCGATATCATCGATAACGGGAAAACAGACCCCGATAGTGATGACTATGTCATGATCAGGCTGACAGATACCCACGCCATTTTGGACGCGATGGGTAAACTACGAACTGTTTACCCCAATGTATTACACCTTGAAAAGCCGGGCATCATGGCCGTGGGTGAGAGAAAAGCAATGAATCGAGAAAAGCTGAAACGGGGTGAACTGGAGATGTTTCAGGACTTTTTTGATCAGGTATCCGGCAATAGCTTATCAGCAGAACAATATAGTGCACTAGAAGCGGTCATTGATAGCCTTCATAAACAGGAGGAGAAGCAATGA